GCAGCGCTGCCTCCAGCTGGCCGAGTGCGAGCCGCGCCGCATGGTCTTCAGTCCGTTGGCGGACGCCCTGGCCGCCCTGGGCGACGAGGACCTCGAGCAGGGCGTCGTGCTGCTCAACTTCGGGGCCGGCACCTGCGACGCCCTCTACTTCGTGGACGGGGCGCTGCAGCACAGCTGGGTCTTCCGCTACGCGGGCGACCGCGTGACGCGGGACATCGCCGCCGTGCTCAAGACCACCCTGCTGGAGGCGGAGGAGCTGAAGATCCGCCACGGCCGGGTCTCGCCCGGGCGGCGCGAGAGCGAGCAACGCCTGACCGTGCCGCTGGTGGACGGCGAGGGCACGCAGAGCGTCTCCCTGGACATGCTGGGCCGTGTCATGCAGGCCCGCGTGCGGGAGATCCTGCAGCACGTGGTGAAGGAGGCGCGCCGCCTCAGCCTGTTGGAGGGACTGGGCGGCGGCCTGGTGCTGACCGGGGGCGGCGCCGCCATGAACGGCCTGGCCGAGTACGCCGAGAGCGTCACCGGCCTGCGCACCCGCCGGGGTCGCTGCGAGCACTACATCGGCCCGCGCGGCATCCTGGACAACCCGGGCTACCTGACGAGTCTGGGCCTGCTGGCCCTCGAGGCGGCCGGGCTGCCCGAGTTCTCGCACGAGGGCTTTCCGCTGCTGGACAGGCTGCAGGTCCATGGTCCGGAGGCGGAGCGGCGCAGTGGACGAATGGGGCAATTCTTCAACATCCTGAAGGGAAGGAGGACGACATGACGACCGGTCGCGCCGTGCAGAGCGCCCTGGACATCGGGCACGGCACCATCCGTGTCATCGTCGCGGAGCGGGTCGAACAGGATCGGATCAACCTGCTGGGGGCGGGGGCCGCCGCGTCAAAGGGCTTGAGCTGCGGCATGCCCGTCGCCGTCAAGCCGATGATCCTGGCCGTCGAGGAGGCGATCGCCGCCGCCGAGGCCGCCGCGGGCATCGAGATCGAGGACATCCATCTGGGCGTCTCCGGCGCAGACCTGGACTGCTCGGCCCGCGAGGCGCACCTGCTGGTGACGCGCAATCCCCAGGACCTGCGCAGCAGCCTCATCCAGGAGAACCACCTACGCCAGCTGCAGGAGCAGGCGGAGAGCGCGCAGACGGTGCAGATCGACCGCCAGATCCTTCACCGTCTGCCCCAGGAGTACCTGGTGGACGGCGCCGAGGGCGTGCAGAACCCCCTCGGCCTCCACGGCATGCGCCTGGAGTGCCGCACCCACTTCCTCTCCGTGCCCGTCAACACGGTGGAGAGCCTTAAGCGCTGCGTGCAGAAGGCCAGCGTCGAGGTGGGTACGGTCAGCCTGACCACCCTGGCCTCCTCCGGCCTGCTTAGCGCGGACGAGCGGGAGCTGGGGGTGCTGCTGCTCGACATCGGGGCGGCCAGCACCGACCTCATCCTCCACGCCGAGGGTCGCGTCTGCCATGCCGCCAGCGTGCCCCTGGGCGGCGCCGCCATCACCAGCGACATCTCGCGCGCCTTCCGCACGCCCAGCTCCGAGGCGGAGCGCATCAAGCGCACCTACGGCAGCTGCGACGACCGGCTGATCAAGCGCGACGAGCGCTTCACCATCGAGTTCGCCGGCGGGGAGTCCTCGGAACGGGCTTCGCGCAGCCAGCTCTGCCAAGTGATCCGGCCGCGCATGGAGGAGATCCTCGAACTGGTCGAGCGTCAGCTGGAGCTGGCCAACCTGCGTTGGATGCTGGGCGGCGGCGTGGTCCTGACCGGCGGCGGCGCCTGCCTGGAGGGCCTGGTCGAGCTGGTGCGCGAGCGCTACGCGCTGCCGGTGCGGCTGGGTTATCCGCGCGGTGTGCAGGGTCTGGAGTCGGGTCCGGCGGTGCTGGAATGGACGCCCGTCATCGGACTGGTGCAGCATGCCCTGCGCCATGCCCCGGTGAGCGGTGGCGCCCGCTCCCGCATCACTCTGATGAATTGGGTCAACCGGCTGCGCCGGCAGGTGGCCTTGTAGGGTGGCTCCTCTCCCGGACCATGAACCCGGGGGAAAGGGCTGGGACGGCGCGGGGCGGACAGGACTTTTTGGGGAGAAAGGCCATGTCAGGATTGTTGTTCGAACTGGATGAGCGGCCGCAGGAGCCGCGTGTCCGCATCGTGGTGGTGGGAGTGGGCGGGGCGGGCGGCAACGCCGTGGACCGCATGATCCGCGCCCAGGTGGGGGGCGTGGAGTTCGTCGTGGTCAACACGGACGCCCAAGCGCTGGGCCAGAACACGGCCCCGGTCCGGGTGCAGATCGGCAAGACGCTGACGCGGGGCCTGGGCACCGGGGCGCGACCCGAGTTGGCCCGCGACGCCGTGCACGAGGATGCCGACGAGCTGCGGGCCCTGCTCGCGGGCGCCAGTCTCGTCTTCGTCACGGCGGGGATGGGCGGCGGCACGGGGACGGGCGCCGCCCCCGAGGTGGCGCGCCTGGCCCGCGAGGCGGGGGCGCTGACGGTGGGGGTGGTGACAAGGCCCTTCCACTTCGAGATGCGGCCGCGCATGCGCCGCGCCGAGGAGGGGATCGCCGCCATGCGGGAGCAGACGGACACCCTCATCGTCGTCTCCAACCAGCGCCTCATGAGCATCGTCGATCAGCACCTGGGTCTGCGCGACGCCTTCAACGTGGCCGACGAGGTGCTCCTCTCCGCGGTGCGGGGCATCAGCGATCTCATCACCGTGCCCGGCCTCATGAACCTGGATTTCGCCGACGTGCGCGAAGTGATGAAAGTGCCGGGCGAGGCCCTGATGGGCGTGGGCATGGCCGAACTGGGGGCGGGCGCCTACGGCGCCCATCTGGCCGCCGAGCAGGCCATCTCCAGTCCCCTCCTGGACGAGTACTCCGTGCATGGCGCCCAGCGGCTGCTGGTCAACATCACGGGCGGGGAGACCATGTCGCTCATGGACGTCAACGACGCCATGCAGACCATCGCCGAGGCGGTGGGCGAGGACGCCGAGATCTTCCTGGGCGCCGTCACCGACCCCGCCCTGGCCGATCGCATCTGCGTGACGGTGATCGCCACCGGGCTGGATCCGGCCGCCCGCCGCGAGGAGGAGAGCAGCCCGGCCCGCGCCCTGCCGGCCCGGCCGCTGGCCGCCTCCACCGTGCGCCCGCCGCGTCCGGCCGTCGCCGCCGAGAACCGCCCCGGGGCGCCGCTCCTCATCAGCTGGGAGCCATCCGAGACCGAGCACCTGTCCGTACAGCATCTGACCCCGGCGCGGGCGGCCCAGGAGGCCGAGCCCGCCGAAGGAAGCCGCCACGTGCCCTTCCGGCCCGCCTCCCGGGAGCCGGCGCCGGCCCAGCCGCAGGAGGACCTCAACACGCCAGCCTTCCTGCGCCGCACCATGGATTGATTTCCCCAAGAAGTCCGGGGCGGGGTGTTCATGGCCCTGTCCCGACCGGGACCGGTCGGCCGCAAGGCCGGCCGGTTCCAATTTCCGGCCGGTCGCCCTCCGTTGTTCCGCCCGGTGGATCGTCATCCAGGGTGGAGCGCCGACCGGAACTTGCACCCCCCCTGGGAAGAGTCCACTTTTGGTCAGTCACACCAAGCGAGGAGATCGATCATGCGCCGCACGCTGCGCACCGCCCTGCCGACCCTGCTCTTCCTGACCGTCGCCGGTCTGGCGCAGGGCGCCTCGTCACCGCCACCCGCCTGGGAGCGCACGGCCACGGCTGGATTGAATCTGACCCAGGCCACTTTCGACAACTGGCAGGGCGGTGGCGAGGATGCCACGGCCTGGCAGACCGAGCTGAACGGGAAAGCCGTGCGCCACCTGGGCCGGGCCGACTGGGAGTTCACGGGCAAGCTGGCCTACGGCGAAACCAAGCTGGGGGACCGGGACTTCCGCAAATCCACCGATGATTTGAAACTGGGCACCACCTACACTTTCAACCGCGAACTGTACATCCGCCCCTACCTGTCCGGCAGCTTCATGACCCAGCTGGCCAACGGCTACATCTATGACGACGCCGTAGGCACCAAGGCGCAGAACTCGGCCATCTTCGAGCCGGCCTACCTGACGGAAAGCGCCGGCGTGGGGATCGAACCCGTCGCCAATCTCAAGCTCAAGCTGGGCGCCGCCGCCAAGCAGACCATCTCCAGCGCGGACTATCCCTGGGCTGACGACCCGGAGACCACCGGCGAGGTCGAGATCCTGCGCAGCGAGTTCGGCGCCGAGGCCAAGGCCGACTACAGCCATGCCTTCAACGAGAACGTCTCGCTGAAAAGCAGCCTCGTGCTTTTCTCCAACCTGAAGGCCTTCGACGAGATCGACAGCGACTGGGACACCAGCCTCGTGGCCAAACTGACCAAGTCCATCCAGATGAGCTTCAATGTGCGCGTCCTGCGCGACGCCGACATCAGCCGGGTCAGGCAGTGGAAGCAGAACCTGGCCATCGGGGTGGTCTACACCCTGCTGTAGACACTGCCCAACGCATAGATCCAGTGATCGGTATCGGTATCGGTATCGGTATCGCTATCGGGATCAGGATCAAGCGACAAGGAGCGATGCCAAGCTCTGCCTGGATCTGCTCCACGAATTCTGGTTCCACGGTTTGCGCCTCTGGCGCTGGCATCTGGGTTGGCTGGCTGCTGTCGCGAAGTGCTGGACCCGGGACCACCGCCAAGCAGGGGGAGTCGAATCGACATGGATGGGCGGGTATCGGCGATCCCCATCCCAATTGCGATCCCGATACCGATCCCGATACCGATAGCGATCCCGATCCCGCTAGCGATCCCGATCCCGATAGCGATAGCGTTAGCGATAGCGATGAAGGCCTTTGGTGCTTTTCCCCCTTGCGCCATCTTGTTTCCCTACAACCTGAACTCTACCTTGTGCGGCTTCTGCGCCTCCGTAGCTCAGGTGGATAGAGCGGCGGTTTCCTAACCCGTAGGTCAGAGGTTCGAGTCCTCTCGGGGGCATGATCCTGGGCTGCGGGGAAGCGGGGCGGCAGGCAAGCGGGAGGATGGATGAACCTGGAACGCTCGGATCTGCGCGACGAGGCCGAACACGACGCCTTCATGACCTTCGTGGTCAAGGCGGCGGATGCCCTCACCCGCCACAAGTGGGCTTACATCGGCACCGCCGGCGCCCTGGCCGCGGTGGCGCTCATCGTGATGGCCGTGCTGCACGCCGGCCGCCTGAAGGAGGAGCGCGCCGCCGTCCTGATGGGACGCGCCACGGCCTTCATCGAGATCGAGCAGGTCGAGGCGGCCCGCCCCCTGCTGGAGAAGATGCGCGACGAGTACGGCGGCACGCGCTCCGGCCGGGAAGCCCGCTATTTCCTGGGCATGAACGCCCTGCAGGCCGAGCAGCTGGGCGAGGCGCGCAGCGAGCTGACGGCCTTCCTGGCCGCCGCCAAGGGCCAGGACTTCATGACGGCCGCCGCCCAGGCGGGACTGGCCGTGTGCGACGAACGCGAGCGGAAGTGGGAGGATGCGGCCCGCGCCTGGACCAAGGCCGCCCTGATGGATGAACAGGGCAATTTCAATGCGCCTGTCTACTTGCTCAACGCGGCCCTTTGCTGGGAGCAGGCGGGCAAGGCGGCGGAAGCCCTGCCCCTGCTGGACCGCATCCTGGAGAAGTATCCCAAGGCCGCCGTCAAATCGCGGGTCGAGGTCGTCCAGGCCCGCATGAAGGCCCGCGGCTGATCCGTCGCCGGGCCCTCTGCGCAGGGACCGGCCCCGTGCCAGGCATGGGCTTGGCAGGTTCCAAGACCCGGAACCATTCCCTTCCGCCGGCCATGCCGGAAGGATCGGCCCCGCGGCCGGTCTTGCCCGCGGAGGG
The window above is part of the bacterium genome. Proteins encoded here:
- the ftsA gene encoding cell division protein FtsA translates to MSEPVVAALDLGSSKVVALIAQVDRSGMLNVAGIGFAPSRGVRQGLIVDLDAARDTVLQVVRHAENMARLKMPPPAVAISGAHISCMNSSGNIALAGQPGRGRVVSEIEVEGVMANSQSVQLSIDKNLLHAIPQRFHLDGQPLVDPLGREGCRLGVDTHLVLAGVTNRGNLQRCLQLAECEPRRMVFSPLADALAALGDEDLEQGVVLLNFGAGTCDALYFVDGALQHSWVFRYAGDRVTRDIAAVLKTTLLEAEELKIRHGRVSPGRRESEQRLTVPLVDGEGTQSVSLDMLGRVMQARVREILQHVVKEARRLSLLEGLGGGLVLTGGGAAMNGLAEYAESVTGLRTRRGRCEHYIGPRGILDNPGYLTSLGLLALEAAGLPEFSHEGFPLLDRLQVHGPEAERRSGRMGQFFNILKGRRTT
- the ftsA gene encoding cell division protein FtsA codes for the protein MTTGRAVQSALDIGHGTIRVIVAERVEQDRINLLGAGAAASKGLSCGMPVAVKPMILAVEEAIAAAEAAAGIEIEDIHLGVSGADLDCSAREAHLLVTRNPQDLRSSLIQENHLRQLQEQAESAQTVQIDRQILHRLPQEYLVDGAEGVQNPLGLHGMRLECRTHFLSVPVNTVESLKRCVQKASVEVGTVSLTTLASSGLLSADERELGVLLLDIGAASTDLILHAEGRVCHAASVPLGGAAITSDISRAFRTPSSEAERIKRTYGSCDDRLIKRDERFTIEFAGGESSERASRSQLCQVIRPRMEEILELVERQLELANLRWMLGGGVVLTGGGACLEGLVELVRERYALPVRLGYPRGVQGLESGPAVLEWTPVIGLVQHALRHAPVSGGARSRITLMNWVNRLRRQVAL
- the ftsZ gene encoding cell division protein FtsZ, which translates into the protein MSGLLFELDERPQEPRVRIVVVGVGGAGGNAVDRMIRAQVGGVEFVVVNTDAQALGQNTAPVRVQIGKTLTRGLGTGARPELARDAVHEDADELRALLAGASLVFVTAGMGGGTGTGAAPEVARLAREAGALTVGVVTRPFHFEMRPRMRRAEEGIAAMREQTDTLIVVSNQRLMSIVDQHLGLRDAFNVADEVLLSAVRGISDLITVPGLMNLDFADVREVMKVPGEALMGVGMAELGAGAYGAHLAAEQAISSPLLDEYSVHGAQRLLVNITGGETMSLMDVNDAMQTIAEAVGEDAEIFLGAVTDPALADRICVTVIATGLDPAARREEESSPARALPARPLAASTVRPPRPAVAAENRPGAPLLISWEPSETEHLSVQHLTPARAAQEAEPAEGSRHVPFRPASREPAPAQPQEDLNTPAFLRRTMD
- a CDS encoding DUF3078 domain-containing protein; amino-acid sequence: MRRTLRTALPTLLFLTVAGLAQGASSPPPAWERTATAGLNLTQATFDNWQGGGEDATAWQTELNGKAVRHLGRADWEFTGKLAYGETKLGDRDFRKSTDDLKLGTTYTFNRELYIRPYLSGSFMTQLANGYIYDDAVGTKAQNSAIFEPAYLTESAGVGIEPVANLKLKLGAAAKQTISSADYPWADDPETTGEVEILRSEFGAEAKADYSHAFNENVSLKSSLVLFSNLKAFDEIDSDWDTSLVAKLTKSIQMSFNVRVLRDADISRVRQWKQNLAIGVVYTLL